A genomic region of Pseudomonas sp. KU43P contains the following coding sequences:
- a CDS encoding LysR substrate-binding domain-containing protein, with product MEDLNSLYYFTQVVEHGGFAPAGRALDMPKSKLSRRIADLEDRLGVRLLHRTSRHCSLTEIGQAYYNRCLAMRVEAEGAAEIIERNRSEPRGLVRISCPTTLLNAWVGPMLTRYMLKYPQVELFIESTNRRVDLLHEGFDLALRVRFPPLENTDMVMKVLSNSTQCLVGHPRYLEQLPAGFDPQLLGTLPSVHWGGAQREYQWELFQGEDTGRSIVISHTPRMVTDDLFALRHFVVAGVGIAHLPRVAVREDLAEGRLVELLPQWHPRCGIVHAIFPSRRGLLPSVRSLIDHLAEEFAVSDMA from the coding sequence TTGGAAGATTTGAACTCCCTCTACTACTTCACGCAGGTAGTCGAACATGGCGGTTTCGCCCCCGCAGGGCGGGCGCTGGATATGCCGAAGTCCAAGCTTAGTCGGCGTATCGCCGACCTGGAGGATCGCCTTGGCGTGCGCTTGCTACACCGCACCAGCCGGCACTGTTCGCTGACCGAGATCGGCCAGGCCTACTACAACCGGTGCCTGGCCATGCGCGTGGAAGCCGAGGGCGCGGCGGAGATCATCGAGCGCAACCGCAGCGAACCCCGCGGCCTGGTGCGCATCAGCTGCCCCACCACCCTGCTCAACGCCTGGGTCGGGCCGATGCTGACCCGTTACATGCTCAAGTACCCGCAGGTGGAACTGTTCATCGAGAGCACCAACCGCCGTGTCGACCTGCTGCATGAAGGCTTCGACCTGGCGCTGCGGGTACGCTTCCCGCCGCTGGAGAACACCGACATGGTGATGAAGGTGCTCAGCAACAGCACCCAGTGCCTGGTGGGCCACCCGCGGTATCTGGAGCAACTGCCGGCAGGCTTCGACCCGCAACTGCTCGGCACATTGCCCAGCGTGCATTGGGGCGGCGCCCAGCGCGAGTACCAGTGGGAGCTGTTCCAGGGCGAGGACACCGGCCGCAGCATCGTGATTTCGCATACGCCGCGCATGGTCACCGATGATTTGTTCGCACTGAGGCATTTCGTGGTGGCGGGAGTGGGCATTGCGCACTTGCCGCGCGTGGCGGTGCGCGAAGATCTGGCGGAAGGCAGGCTGGTGGAATTGTTGCCGCAATGGCATCCGCGCTGCGGCATCGTGCATGCGATTTTCCCGTCGCGGCGCGGGTTGTTGCCGTCGGTGCGGTCGCTGATCGATCATCTGGCCGAGGAGTTTGCTGTCAGCGATATGGCGTGA
- a CDS encoding YifB family Mg chelatase-like AAA ATPase: MSLALVHSRAQVGVQAPAVSVETHLANGLPHLTLVGLPETTVKESKDRVRSAIVNSGLNYPQRRITQNLAPADLPKDGGRYDLAIALGILAADAQVPVAALVDIECLGELALSGKLRPVQGVLPAALAARESGRALVVPRENAEEASLAGGLVVYAVGHLLELVAHLNGQVPLPPFAANGLILQSQPYPDLSEVQGQIAAKRALLLAAAGAHNLLFTGPPGTGKTLLASRLPGLLPPLDEHEALEVAAIQSVSGHAPLNSWPQRPFRHPHHSASGPALVGGGSRPQPGEITLAHHGVLFLDELPEFERRVLEVLREPLESGEIVIARARDKVRFPARFQLVAAMNPCPCGYLGDPTGRCRCSTEQIQRYRNKLSGPLLDRIDLHLTVARETTTLNNQPSGETSADVAARVATARELQQRRQGCANAFLNLEGLRSHCQLQAADQAWLEIACERLSLSLRAAHRLLKVARTLADLEGAGPIAREHVAEALQYRPATS, from the coding sequence ATGTCTCTTGCCCTCGTCCACAGCCGCGCCCAAGTCGGCGTGCAGGCACCCGCGGTCAGCGTCGAAACCCACCTTGCCAATGGTCTGCCACATCTCACACTGGTCGGTTTGCCGGAAACTACCGTCAAGGAAAGCAAGGATCGGGTGCGTAGCGCCATCGTCAACTCCGGCTTGAACTACCCGCAACGGCGCATTACCCAGAACCTGGCACCTGCCGACCTGCCCAAGGACGGCGGGCGCTACGACCTGGCCATCGCCCTGGGCATCCTTGCCGCCGACGCACAGGTGCCGGTCGCGGCGTTGGTCGACATCGAATGCCTTGGCGAACTGGCGCTATCTGGTAAGTTGCGCCCGGTACAGGGCGTACTGCCCGCTGCGCTGGCCGCACGCGAATCAGGCCGCGCTCTGGTGGTGCCACGTGAGAACGCCGAGGAGGCGAGCCTGGCGGGCGGTCTGGTGGTGTATGCGGTTGGGCATCTGCTGGAACTGGTGGCGCACTTGAATGGCCAGGTGCCGCTGCCGCCCTTTGCCGCCAATGGCTTGATATTGCAAAGCCAGCCCTACCCTGATTTGAGCGAGGTCCAAGGGCAGATCGCCGCCAAGCGCGCCTTGCTACTGGCAGCGGCCGGGGCGCACAACCTGCTGTTTACCGGCCCGCCTGGCACCGGCAAGACCCTGCTCGCCAGCCGCCTGCCCGGCCTGCTGCCGCCACTGGATGAACATGAAGCGCTGGAAGTGGCGGCCATCCAGTCGGTCAGTGGGCATGCGCCACTCAACAGCTGGCCGCAACGGCCCTTTCGCCACCCGCACCACTCGGCCTCGGGCCCCGCGCTGGTGGGCGGCGGCAGCAGGCCGCAGCCCGGAGAAATTACCTTGGCACACCACGGCGTGCTGTTTCTCGACGAGTTACCAGAGTTCGAGCGACGCGTTCTGGAGGTGCTGCGCGAACCGTTGGAGTCCGGCGAAATCGTGATCGCTCGGGCGCGGGACAAAGTGCGTTTCCCGGCACGTTTCCAATTGGTAGCGGCAATGAACCCCTGCCCGTGCGGCTACCTCGGTGACCCCACAGGCCGCTGCCGCTGCAGCACCGAGCAGATCCAGCGCTACCGCAACAAGCTGTCCGGCCCCTTGCTCGACCGCATTGACCTGCACCTGACCGTGGCCCGTGAAACTACCACGCTCAATAACCAGCCCAGCGGGGAAACCAGTGCCGATGTGGCCGCTCGAGTAGCCACGGCGCGTGAGCTGCAGCAACGGCGACAAGGCTGCGCCAACGCCTTCCTCAACCTTGAAGGGCTACGCAGCCATTGCCAGCTGCAGGCTGCGGATCAAGCCTGGCTGGAAATCGCCTGCGAACGATTGAGCCTTTCCCTGCGCGCGGCACATCGCTTGCTGAAAGTGGCGCGAACGCTGGCTGATCTCGAAGGGGCCGGTCCGATTGCACGGGAGCATGTGGCCGAAGCGCTGCAGTACCGACCGGCGACGTCTTGA
- the ycaC gene encoding isochorismate family cysteine hydrolase YcaC, with the protein MSKFTYNRLNKDDAAVLLVDHQAGLLSLVRDIEPDKFKNNVLALADLAKFFNLPTILTTSFEQGPNGPLMPELKALFPDAPYIARPGQINAWDNEDFVKAVKATGKKQLIIAGVVTEVCVAFPALAALEEEFEVFVVADASGTFNAMTRDAAHNRMTQAGAQMMTWFGVACELHRDWRNDIEGLAALCSNHIPDYRNLITSYNALTAGK; encoded by the coding sequence ATGAGCAAATTCACCTACAACCGCCTGAACAAAGACGATGCAGCCGTGCTGCTGGTCGACCATCAGGCTGGCTTGCTGTCTCTGGTGCGCGACATCGAGCCGGACAAGTTCAAGAACAACGTGCTGGCGCTGGCCGACCTGGCCAAATTCTTCAACCTGCCGACCATCCTCACCACCAGTTTCGAACAAGGCCCCAACGGCCCGCTGATGCCGGAACTCAAAGCCCTGTTCCCGGATGCCCCGTACATTGCTCGCCCTGGCCAGATCAACGCCTGGGATAACGAAGACTTCGTCAAAGCCGTGAAGGCAACCGGCAAGAAGCAACTGATCATCGCCGGTGTGGTAACCGAAGTCTGCGTGGCGTTCCCTGCACTGGCCGCGCTGGAAGAAGAGTTCGAAGTGTTCGTGGTCGCTGATGCCTCCGGCACCTTCAACGCCATGACCCGTGATGCTGCCCATAACCGTATGACCCAGGCCGGCGCGCAGATGATGACCTGGTTCGGCGTGGCCTGTGAGCTGCACCGCGACTGGCGCAACGATATCGAAGGCCTGGCGGCGCTGTGCTCCAATCACATTCCGGATTACCGGAACCTGATTACCAGCTACAACGCGTTGACTGCAGGCAAGTGA
- a CDS encoding monovalent cation:proton antiporter-2 (CPA2) family protein, which yields MPHEGSLLQTAVIFLLAAVLAVPLAKRLQLGAVIGYLLAGVAIGPQALGLIRDTESVAHISELGVVLLLFIIGLELSPKRLWLMRKSVFGVGTAQVLLTGAVIGAIALFGFGQSLPAAVVLGLGLALSSTALGLQSLAESKQLNAPHGRLAFAILLFQDIAAIPLIALVPLLVASGPDTSHGDSLQHGLKVFASIAIVIVGGRYLLRPVFRTVARTGLPEVSTATALLVVIGTAWLMEEAGISMALGAFLAGLLLADSEYRHELESQIEPFKGLLLGLFFISVGMGANLSLLLEMPLVLLGLTLLLVTVKLVLLIGIGRLAGGLNSASALRLGMVLAAGGEFAFVVFKLGKDQGLFDTLTYDLLLMTITLSMAITPLLMLGCARALKRPQPVREVPEQYKTIDAGTPRVVIVGMGRMGQIVSRILRAQKIPFIALETSVDAIEMTRMFEQAPVFYGDPLRAEVLHAAKVGEAEYFVITTDDPEVTTRTAERVKRLYPHLKVLARARNRQHVHKLVDVGAEPIRETFYSSLEMTRRALVGLGLSSEQAADRIERFTQHDEEVLVAQGQVRNDRAKVMQTAKEARMELERLFDSDAQ from the coding sequence ATGCCACACGAAGGCAGCCTTCTGCAAACCGCGGTGATCTTCCTGCTCGCCGCCGTCCTCGCCGTCCCCCTGGCCAAACGCCTGCAACTGGGCGCCGTGATCGGCTACCTGCTGGCTGGCGTGGCCATCGGCCCCCAGGCCCTGGGCCTGATACGCGACACCGAGAGCGTGGCGCACATCTCCGAACTGGGGGTGGTCTTGCTGCTGTTCATCATCGGCCTGGAGTTGTCGCCCAAACGGCTGTGGTTGATGCGCAAATCGGTGTTCGGCGTCGGTACTGCTCAGGTGCTGCTGACCGGCGCGGTGATCGGTGCCATCGCACTATTCGGCTTTGGCCAATCGCTGCCGGCCGCCGTGGTGCTTGGCCTGGGCCTGGCGTTGTCGTCCACCGCCCTTGGCCTGCAGAGCCTGGCCGAGAGCAAGCAACTCAACGCTCCGCATGGCCGCCTGGCCTTCGCCATTCTGCTGTTCCAGGACATAGCCGCGATTCCGCTGATCGCGCTGGTGCCTTTGTTGGTAGCGAGCGGCCCAGACACCAGCCACGGCGACAGCCTGCAACATGGCCTGAAAGTGTTCGCCAGCATTGCCATCGTGATCGTAGGCGGGCGTTACTTGCTGCGCCCGGTATTCCGCACCGTGGCCCGCACCGGCCTGCCGGAAGTGTCCACCGCCACCGCTCTGCTGGTGGTCATCGGTACCGCCTGGCTAATGGAAGAAGCCGGTATCTCCATGGCGCTGGGTGCATTTCTCGCCGGCCTGTTGCTGGCCGACTCGGAATACCGGCATGAGTTGGAATCGCAGATCGAACCGTTCAAGGGCCTGCTGCTGGGGCTGTTCTTCATCAGCGTCGGCATGGGTGCGAACCTGAGCCTGCTGCTTGAGATGCCGCTGGTACTGCTGGGCCTCACCCTGCTGTTGGTGACGGTAAAGCTGGTGCTGCTGATCGGCATTGGGCGCCTGGCCGGCGGCCTGAACAGCGCCAGCGCGCTGCGCCTGGGCATGGTGCTGGCGGCAGGGGGCGAATTTGCCTTCGTGGTGTTCAAGCTGGGCAAGGACCAAGGCCTGTTCGATACCCTGACCTACGACCTGCTGCTGATGACCATCACCCTGTCGATGGCCATCACTCCACTGCTGATGCTCGGCTGCGCCCGTGCCCTCAAGCGTCCGCAACCCGTGCGTGAAGTGCCTGAGCAGTACAAGACTATCGACGCCGGCACCCCGCGCGTGGTGATCGTCGGCATGGGCCGCATGGGACAGATCGTGTCGCGCATCCTGCGGGCACAAAAGATCCCATTCATTGCCCTGGAAACCTCGGTGGATGCCATCGAGATGACCCGCATGTTCGAACAGGCACCGGTGTTCTACGGCGACCCGTTACGTGCAGAGGTACTGCATGCGGCCAAGGTCGGCGAGGCCGAGTATTTCGTGATCACCACCGACGACCCGGAAGTGACGACTCGCACAGCGGAACGGGTCAAGCGCCTGTACCCGCACCTGAAAGTGCTGGCCCGCGCACGCAACCGCCAGCACGTGCACAAGCTGGTGGACGTGGGTGCAGAGCCCATTCGCGAGACATTCTATTCGAGCCTGGAAATGACCCGCCGTGCGCTGGTGGGGTTGGGGCTGAGCAGCGAGCAGGCGGCGGACCGGATCGAGCGGTTTACCCAGCATGATGAAGAAGTACTGGTGGCGCAGGGGCAAGTGCGCAACGACCGAGCCAAGGTGATGCAGACGGCGAAAGAGGCGCGGATGGAGTTGGAGCGGTTGTTTGATTCGGATGCGCAGTGA